From Streptomyces zhihengii, the proteins below share one genomic window:
- a CDS encoding ATP-binding cassette domain-containing protein, translating into MKQLWNTLRGHRLPFVLITVAEAGTAGIEALVHPLLLKALFDQAIVTADFGRFLWLGAGYLVLGLSLNLAGYGISWWRKRFENGFVLVLESELLERSLGQDGRRMSQAGSASYVSRIHNDVHEGVLPAVDLCVRIARGAVASVVFLCVLLYLSWQASLVLLVIVPPLVLVSNRLAKRIEDNTGPEREAEARYINRLTGTLAAFHALRGLPRLLPGARAANRDALGGFLGLTFVNYRLALRQRTLSDLIMNLSDTASMVIGAFFVFSGRMSFGSFLAFVNSLWRAVTGIFDLVNMIPQVRRSSAVLTRIEALRDARTPSYHEQGDLVSVTGARVVYGKGDGEDAGDAAEVAVEDFALRPGEHVLLRGPNGCGKTTLLHIVAGTLAPDSGRVVLPPTVASLTAPVNLPPLPVRELVGDERLRTALGLDGLAGQLPAELSSGQRQRLGVAALLSEDADVYLADEPFANLDEQGRELVLRAMEERTAGRALLVVHHGDDGLDAGFDRVVTLAAAGAVT; encoded by the coding sequence GTGAAGCAGCTCTGGAACACCCTGCGCGGGCACCGTCTGCCGTTCGTCCTGATCACCGTCGCGGAGGCGGGCACGGCGGGCATCGAGGCCCTGGTGCATCCGCTGCTGCTGAAGGCGCTGTTCGACCAGGCGATCGTGACCGCGGACTTCGGGAGGTTCCTGTGGCTCGGGGCCGGCTACCTGGTGCTCGGGCTGTCGCTGAACCTCGCGGGATACGGGATCTCCTGGTGGCGCAAGCGGTTCGAGAACGGCTTCGTGCTGGTGCTGGAGTCGGAGCTGCTGGAACGGTCGCTGGGGCAGGACGGGCGGAGGATGTCGCAGGCGGGCAGCGCCTCGTACGTCAGCCGCATCCACAACGACGTCCACGAGGGCGTGCTGCCCGCCGTCGACCTGTGCGTCCGGATCGCGCGCGGGGCCGTGGCGTCGGTCGTGTTCCTCTGTGTGCTGCTCTACCTGTCGTGGCAGGCGAGCCTGGTCCTGCTGGTGATCGTGCCGCCGCTGGTGCTGGTGAGCAACCGGCTGGCCAAGCGGATCGAGGACAACACGGGGCCCGAGCGCGAGGCGGAGGCCCGGTACATCAACCGGCTCACCGGCACGCTGGCCGCGTTCCACGCGCTGCGCGGCCTGCCGCGGCTGCTCCCCGGCGCCCGTGCGGCCAACCGGGACGCGCTAGGCGGCTTCCTCGGGCTGACCTTCGTCAACTACCGCCTGGCGCTGCGGCAGCGGACCCTCAGCGACCTGATCATGAATCTGTCGGACACCGCGTCCATGGTCATCGGAGCGTTCTTCGTCTTCTCCGGCCGGATGTCGTTCGGCAGCTTCCTCGCCTTCGTGAACTCGCTGTGGCGGGCGGTCACCGGCATCTTCGACCTGGTCAACATGATCCCGCAGGTGCGCCGCAGCTCCGCCGTGCTCACCCGGATCGAGGCCCTGCGGGACGCCCGGACGCCGTCGTACCACGAGCAGGGCGACCTGGTCTCGGTGACGGGGGCCCGGGTCGTGTACGGGAAGGGCGACGGCGAGGACGCCGGCGACGCCGCCGAGGTGGCCGTCGAGGACTTCGCGCTGCGGCCGGGCGAACACGTGCTGCTGCGCGGCCCCAACGGCTGCGGGAAGACGACGCTCCTGCACATCGTCGCCGGGACGCTCGCGCCGGACAGCGGCCGCGTCGTCCTGCCGCCCACCGTGGCGAGCCTGACCGCCCCGGTGAACCTGCCGCCGCTGCCGGTGCGTGAACTGGTCGGCGACGAGCGGCTGCGCACGGCACTCGGACTGGACGGCCTGGCGGGGCAGTTGCCGGCGGAGCTGTCGTCCGGGCAGCGGCAGCGCCTCGGCGTCGCGGCCCTGCTGAGCGAGGACGCCGACGTGTACCTCGCGGACGAGCCGTTCGCCAATCTCGACGAGCAGGGCAGGGAACTGGTGCTGCGGGCGATGGAGGAGCGGACGGCGGGCCGGGCGCTGCTCGTCGTGCACCACGGGGACGACGGTCTCGACGCGGGCTTCGACCGCGTGGTGACGCTGGCGGCGGCCGGGGCGGTCACCTGA
- a CDS encoding response regulator codes for MAGVTTVAVVDDDRMLLDGMRAWLAPVPGLALVATAATVGDLLHGGEESPDGPVPAPADVVLLDLLLRDGSAPAENIRRLLATGSRVLVISTVPDRARIIDAVRAGADGYLTKDNDLPTLVAAIGDVAAGRGAHSPELAFACAHDTGPARPRLSPRERQILLDYASGMTLKSAARRAGITVHTAKDYLDRVKAKYREAGRPAYTKIDLARRVSEDSLDGP; via the coding sequence ATGGCCGGCGTGACCACCGTGGCGGTCGTCGACGACGACCGGATGCTCCTCGACGGGATGCGCGCATGGCTCGCCCCCGTGCCCGGACTCGCGCTGGTGGCCACCGCGGCGACCGTCGGCGACCTGCTCCACGGCGGCGAGGAGTCGCCGGACGGGCCGGTGCCCGCCCCCGCCGACGTCGTGCTGCTCGACCTGCTGCTGCGCGACGGATCCGCCCCGGCCGAGAACATCCGGCGGCTGCTTGCCACCGGCAGCCGGGTGCTGGTCATCAGCACCGTCCCCGACCGCGCCCGGATCATCGACGCGGTGCGGGCCGGGGCCGACGGCTATCTGACCAAGGACAACGACCTGCCGACGCTGGTCGCCGCCATCGGGGACGTCGCGGCGGGACGCGGCGCCCACTCGCCCGAACTCGCCTTCGCCTGCGCCCACGACACCGGCCCGGCACGCCCCCGGCTCTCGCCGCGGGAGCGGCAGATCCTGCTCGACTACGCGTCCGGGATGACGCTCAAGTCCGCGGCGCGGCGGGCCGGGATCACCGTCCACACCGCGAAGGACTACCTGGACCGCGTCAAGGCGAAGTACCGCGAGGCGGGCCGCCCCGCCTACACCAAGATCGATCTGGCCCGCCGGGTCAGCGAGGACAGCCTCGACGGCCCCTGA
- the aztC gene encoding zinc ABC transporter substrate-binding protein AztC → MSATPRAARPRPLILLLLTVLTAALATACTSGGDHPRVVVTTNILGDVTREIVGEEAEVTVLMRPGADPHSFGLSAVQAAELERADLVVFNGLGLEENVLRHVDAARESGVTTFGVGEAVDPMTFRAPGDGGPGDEAGQPDPHFWTDPDRVRKAAGLIAGQVIENVGGVDAAAIRANAARYDRELAELTTWMETSFARIPEDRRALVTNHHVFGYLADRFGFRVIGAVVPSGTTLASPSSSDLRSLTEAMREAGVRTVFADSSRPARLAEVLRTELGDGVRVIALHSESLTAEDGDAATYLHMMRTNTTAMTDGLTATAP, encoded by the coding sequence ATGAGCGCGACGCCCCGCGCGGCCCGCCCGCGCCCCCTGATCCTGCTGCTGCTCACCGTGCTCACCGCGGCCCTCGCCACCGCCTGCACGAGCGGCGGCGACCACCCGCGCGTCGTGGTCACCACCAACATCCTCGGGGACGTCACCCGGGAGATCGTCGGGGAGGAGGCCGAAGTGACCGTGCTGATGCGGCCGGGGGCCGACCCGCACTCCTTCGGACTGTCGGCCGTGCAGGCCGCCGAACTCGAACGCGCCGACCTCGTGGTCTTCAACGGGCTCGGCCTGGAGGAGAACGTCCTGCGCCACGTGGACGCCGCGCGCGAGTCGGGCGTCACGACCTTCGGCGTCGGCGAAGCGGTCGACCCGATGACCTTCCGCGCACCCGGCGACGGCGGCCCCGGCGACGAGGCCGGGCAGCCCGACCCGCACTTCTGGACCGACCCCGACCGGGTGCGCAAGGCCGCCGGCCTCATCGCCGGGCAGGTGATCGAGAACGTCGGAGGAGTGGACGCGGCCGCGATACGCGCCAACGCGGCACGCTACGACCGGGAACTCGCCGAGCTCACCACCTGGATGGAGACCTCGTTCGCGCGGATCCCCGAGGACCGGCGCGCGCTCGTCACCAACCACCATGTCTTCGGCTACCTCGCCGACCGCTTCGGCTTCCGGGTGATCGGCGCGGTCGTCCCCAGCGGCACCACCCTCGCCTCGCCGAGCTCGTCCGACCTGCGTTCGCTCACCGAGGCCATGCGGGAGGCCGGTGTGCGCACCGTCTTCGCCGACTCGTCGCGGCCCGCGCGGCTGGCCGAGGTGCTGCGCACCGAACTCGGCGACGGGGTCCGGGTCATCGCCCTCCACTCGGAGTCGCTCACCGCCGAGGACGGGGACGCGGCGACCTACCTCCACATGATGCGGACCAACACCACCGCCATGACCGACGGCCTGACCGCCACCGCCCCCTGA
- the aztA gene encoding zinc ABC transporter ATP-binding protein AztA encodes MTIMFNKASPLPVPAAPAPRVLVSGLDAGYPGRPVLRHVDTEIRPFTITAVVGPNGSGKSTLLGVMAGVIRPSAGEITYGGSAAPAFVPQRGAVGDTLPLTVRQTVEMGRWAERGPWRRLTRRDHAAVGTAMERLGITALAARQLGELSGGQRQRALIAQGLAQGSDLLLLDEPTTGLDPEAGERIAVLLTALAADGVTVVQATHDLAAARAADDCLLLQDGRLVSQGRPDVVLTTSALTGIRYPA; translated from the coding sequence ATGACAATCATGTTCAATAAAGCCTCCCCCCTCCCCGTCCCCGCGGCGCCCGCTCCCCGGGTGCTGGTCTCGGGCCTCGACGCCGGGTATCCGGGGCGGCCCGTCCTGCGTCATGTCGACACGGAGATACGGCCGTTCACCATCACCGCGGTGGTCGGCCCCAACGGCAGCGGCAAGTCGACACTGCTCGGCGTCATGGCCGGGGTGATCCGTCCGAGCGCGGGCGAGATCACCTACGGCGGTTCCGCGGCGCCCGCCTTCGTGCCGCAGCGCGGCGCCGTCGGGGACACGCTGCCGCTGACGGTCCGGCAGACCGTGGAGATGGGTCGCTGGGCCGAGCGCGGCCCATGGCGCCGGCTGACCCGGCGGGACCACGCGGCCGTGGGCACCGCGATGGAACGCCTCGGCATCACCGCGCTCGCCGCTCGCCAGCTCGGCGAACTCTCCGGGGGGCAGCGCCAGCGCGCCCTGATCGCGCAGGGGCTCGCCCAGGGGTCGGACCTGCTCCTGCTGGACGAGCCGACGACGGGGCTCGACCCGGAGGCCGGGGAGCGCATCGCCGTCCTGCTGACCGCGCTGGCCGCCGACGGGGTCACCGTCGTCCAGGCCACCCACGACCTGGCGGCCGCGCGCGCGGCGGACGACTGCCTGCTCCTCCAGGACGGCCGTCTGGTGTCGCAGGGCCGCCCCGACGTGGTGCTGACGACCTCGGCCCTCACCGGCATCCGCTATCCGGCCTGA
- the aztB gene encoding zinc ABC transporter permease AztB — MEWLTGPFEATFVQRALWGGILVSMICAMAGTWVVLRGMAFLGDAMSHGLLPGVALAALLGGNPLLGAAASAAVITVGVSALHRTPKLSQDTGIGLLFVGMLSLGVIIVSRSQSFAVDLTGFLFGDVLAVRESDLLLLAGALLLAVIVSALGHRAFLALAFDPRKARTLGLRPGLAHAALLGLLALAIVASFHIVGTLLVLGLLIAPPAAALPWARSVHGVMALAALLGSVATFLGLLLSWHFGTAAGATVSGVAVSLFFLSHLASGLRHRRPRPTIAPAPAPAPAPAPATD; from the coding sequence ATGGAGTGGCTGACGGGCCCCTTCGAGGCGACCTTCGTGCAGAGGGCCCTCTGGGGCGGAATTCTTGTGTCGATGATCTGCGCGATGGCCGGTACCTGGGTGGTGCTGAGGGGAATGGCCTTCCTCGGGGACGCCATGTCCCACGGGCTGTTGCCCGGTGTTGCCCTGGCCGCGCTGCTCGGCGGCAACCCCCTGCTGGGGGCGGCGGCGAGCGCCGCGGTGATCACCGTCGGCGTCAGCGCGCTGCACCGCACCCCGAAGCTCTCCCAGGACACCGGCATCGGCCTGCTGTTCGTCGGCATGCTGTCGCTCGGCGTGATCATCGTGTCCCGTTCGCAGTCCTTCGCCGTCGATCTGACCGGATTCCTCTTCGGCGACGTGCTGGCCGTCCGCGAGAGCGACCTCCTCCTGCTCGCGGGAGCACTGCTGCTCGCGGTGATCGTCTCGGCACTCGGCCACCGGGCCTTCCTGGCCCTCGCGTTCGACCCGCGCAAGGCCCGGACACTCGGCCTGCGGCCGGGGCTCGCCCACGCCGCGCTGCTCGGGCTGCTGGCGCTGGCCATCGTCGCCTCGTTCCACATCGTCGGCACCCTGCTGGTCCTCGGTCTGCTGATCGCCCCGCCCGCCGCCGCCCTGCCCTGGGCGCGCAGTGTGCACGGCGTCATGGCACTCGCCGCGCTGCTCGGTTCGGTGGCCACGTTCCTCGGCCTGCTGCTGTCCTGGCACTTCGGCACCGCGGCCGGCGCGACGGTGTCGGGCGTCGCGGTGAGCCTGTTCTTCCTCTCCCACCTGGCCTCCGGCCTCCGGCACCGACGCCCCCGACCCACCATCGCTCCAGCTCCAGCCCCAGCCCCGGCCCCCGCCCCGGCGACCGACTGA
- a CDS encoding class III lanthipeptide, with translation MSVLKLQNLQPSVTPSRAAVISVTSSSSTCCSTKPN, from the coding sequence ATGAGCGTCCTCAAGCTCCAGAACCTGCAGCCGAGCGTCACTCCCAGCAGGGCCGCAGTGATCAGCGTGACCAGCAGCAGCAGCACCTGCTGCAGCACGAAGCCCAACTGA
- a CDS encoding class III lanthionine synthetase LanKC N-terminal domain-containing protein yields the protein MRDERWVNRFLFAWNDSLFFDPLDVDYVPADDHFLAGLDERTQARFVRSGIWWSHRHDPELPAQGWKIHVSAGLDSVREVATTVSRHLTERGLDFKIALDLNIFEMLNSKAMARGSGGKLATVYPPDEAAFRSCLADLARLLEGMEGAYVLSDLRYRDSKALYFRYGQFLDTHTIDVLGRRVAHITGPDGPVPDDRRPGYAQPWWVSWPFTDWKPDEETAADTGTNTRTDTDSGDTDTGTGTGTEADSGDTGAGTGGEELLGGRFRVTGAIQFSNSGGVYTAEDTARDDRRVVLKEARPHTNLNPRQGHDAVDILAREWMFLNRLAGTGFFPVPVARFSHWEHHFIAEEFVEGSDIRSVLLERNPLARPGFDIEQSREFLRIFVTVFRGLARAVRSAHEREVILGDLTAANLLIDPDTWAVTVVDLEACRLARPPGREEQGRKDGGEPGRTGRGTAVREPGDDPGDNLGDDIGDRDELARPVELFTPGFSLSRSRYEAFGTEGDLFALATTMAYFIFPVAAMSYLRDDVFDTYRIFVEGLGWPERIHRLLTDLAAARVTLDEALEELEDEEEFLAAVRVPLRPSTAGTPALLARAEAGVAAFTAAAADTRRATLFPVDPFAHVTNPLSLGFGASGVLWALNASGVAPRPEWRRWLEAEIARMDTAEYADGLMNGLAGIAWAADSLGLSDQAGELLAVANRRAPGRGDHTFYYGLAGLGTTNLRFHLRTGDPRHLAAARVCAGVLRDSARREDGRAHWLNEFSSGGPLTGLGFGQAGVALFLLRMHQVTGEEGYLRLGREALDWEMAHAKPLDDDGPLMFEHEGAMEPYIEVGSAGVAQVLLRYGDLDGARTILRGLDFTHSVLPGYAFGISGVADALLDAARFTGDPSYRDTALRQLDFVRRAFLFEPDERFRVPRGDGPPPLGVPGEGLLRCSCDYLTGSAGVLRVLHRVHHGGAPDFLLDELDDLDDLTDLTDLDELDTRAKLAKLAKRSGPTGITGAAEVTR from the coding sequence ATGCGCGACGAACGCTGGGTCAACCGTTTCCTCTTCGCCTGGAACGACTCGCTGTTCTTCGACCCGCTCGACGTCGACTACGTGCCGGCGGACGACCACTTCCTCGCCGGACTCGACGAGCGGACGCAGGCACGCTTCGTCCGCAGCGGGATCTGGTGGAGCCACCGGCACGACCCCGAACTGCCCGCGCAGGGCTGGAAGATCCATGTGTCGGCGGGCCTGGACTCCGTCCGCGAGGTCGCCACCACCGTGAGCCGTCACCTGACGGAGCGGGGCCTGGACTTCAAGATCGCCCTCGATCTCAACATCTTCGAGATGCTCAACTCCAAGGCGATGGCGCGGGGCAGCGGCGGCAAGCTCGCGACCGTCTACCCTCCCGACGAGGCCGCCTTCCGCTCGTGCCTGGCGGATCTGGCCCGGCTGCTGGAGGGCATGGAGGGCGCCTATGTGCTCTCGGACCTGCGCTACCGGGACAGCAAGGCGCTGTACTTCCGCTACGGGCAGTTCCTGGACACCCACACCATCGACGTCCTCGGCCGCCGCGTGGCGCACATCACCGGGCCCGACGGCCCCGTCCCGGACGACCGGCGCCCCGGATACGCGCAACCGTGGTGGGTGTCCTGGCCGTTCACCGACTGGAAGCCCGACGAGGAGACCGCCGCCGACACCGGCACCAACACCCGCACCGACACCGATTCCGGCGACACCGACACCGGCACCGGCACCGGCACCGAAGCCGATTCCGGCGACACCGGTGCCGGCACCGGTGGCGAGGAACTGCTCGGCGGCCGCTTCCGGGTGACCGGCGCGATCCAGTTCTCCAACAGCGGCGGGGTGTACACCGCGGAGGACACCGCGCGGGACGACCGCCGGGTGGTCCTCAAGGAGGCCCGCCCGCACACCAACCTCAATCCGCGTCAGGGCCATGACGCCGTCGACATCCTCGCCCGGGAGTGGATGTTCCTGAACCGGCTCGCCGGCACGGGCTTCTTCCCCGTCCCGGTCGCCCGGTTCAGCCACTGGGAACACCATTTCATCGCGGAGGAGTTCGTCGAGGGCTCCGACATCCGCTCGGTGCTCCTGGAGCGCAACCCGCTCGCCCGGCCGGGCTTCGACATCGAGCAGTCGCGGGAGTTCCTGCGGATCTTCGTCACCGTCTTCCGCGGGCTCGCGCGCGCCGTCCGGTCGGCCCACGAGCGCGAGGTGATCCTCGGCGACCTCACCGCCGCCAATCTGCTGATCGACCCCGACACCTGGGCGGTGACCGTCGTCGACCTGGAGGCCTGCCGCCTGGCCCGTCCCCCGGGACGCGAGGAGCAGGGCAGGAAAGACGGCGGGGAGCCCGGAAGGACAGGCCGCGGGACGGCCGTCCGCGAGCCCGGCGACGACCCAGGCGACAACCTCGGCGACGACATCGGCGACAGGGACGAACTTGCCCGGCCCGTCGAGCTGTTCACCCCCGGCTTCAGCCTCTCCCGCAGCCGCTACGAGGCGTTCGGCACCGAGGGCGACCTGTTCGCGCTGGCCACCACGATGGCGTATTTCATCTTCCCGGTCGCGGCCATGTCCTATCTGCGCGACGACGTCTTCGACACCTACCGCATCTTCGTCGAGGGTCTGGGCTGGCCCGAGCGGATCCACCGCCTGCTGACCGACCTGGCCGCCGCCCGCGTCACCCTGGACGAGGCGCTGGAGGAGCTGGAGGACGAGGAGGAGTTCCTCGCCGCCGTCCGGGTCCCGCTGCGGCCCTCCACGGCCGGTACGCCGGCCCTGCTGGCGCGGGCCGAGGCCGGGGTGGCCGCCTTCACCGCGGCGGCGGCGGACACCCGTCGGGCGACGCTGTTCCCGGTGGACCCGTTCGCGCACGTCACCAACCCGCTCAGTCTCGGCTTCGGCGCGAGCGGTGTGCTGTGGGCGCTGAACGCCTCCGGGGTGGCGCCGCGGCCCGAGTGGCGGCGCTGGCTGGAGGCCGAGATCGCCCGCATGGACACGGCGGAGTACGCGGACGGTCTGATGAACGGTCTCGCGGGCATCGCCTGGGCGGCCGACTCCCTCGGACTCTCCGACCAGGCCGGGGAGTTGCTCGCCGTGGCGAACCGGCGCGCGCCCGGACGCGGCGACCACACCTTCTACTACGGCCTCGCCGGACTCGGGACGACCAACCTCCGCTTCCATCTGCGCACCGGCGACCCCCGGCACCTCGCCGCGGCCCGGGTGTGCGCGGGAGTGCTGCGCGACAGCGCCCGGCGCGAGGACGGCCGGGCGCACTGGCTGAACGAGTTCTCCTCCGGCGGCCCGCTCACCGGGCTCGGCTTCGGACAGGCCGGGGTCGCGCTGTTCCTGCTGCGGATGCACCAGGTCACCGGGGAGGAAGGGTATCTGCGGCTCGGCCGGGAGGCCCTCGACTGGGAGATGGCGCACGCCAAGCCGCTGGACGACGACGGCCCGCTGATGTTCGAGCACGAGGGAGCGATGGAGCCCTACATCGAGGTGGGCTCGGCGGGGGTGGCACAGGTACTGCTGCGCTACGGGGACCTGGACGGCGCCCGCACGATCCTGCGCGGCCTGGACTTCACCCACTCGGTGCTGCCCGGGTACGCGTTCGGGATCAGCGGTGTCGCCGACGCCCTGCTGGACGCGGCCCGCTTCACCGGCGACCCGTCGTACCGCGACACGGCGCTGCGGCAGCTCGACTTCGTCCGCCGGGCGTTCCTCTTCGAGCCGGACGAGCGGTTCCGGGTACCCCGCGGCGACGGGCCGCCCCCGCTGGGCGTGCCCGGCGAGGGGCTGCTGCGCTGCTCCTGCGACTACCTGACCGGATCCGCCGGTGTGCTGCGGGTGCTGCACCGGGTGCACCACGGCGGGGCGCCCGACTTCCTCCTCGACGAACTCGACGACCTCGACGACCTCACCGACCTCACCGACCTCGACGAACTCGACACGCGCGCCAAGCTCGCCAAGCTCGCCAAGCGGTCCGGCCCGACCGGGATCACCGGGGCGGCCGAGGTGACGCGGTGA
- a CDS encoding ATP-binding protein: MKTTTKAPTATQPLDGGPPLRGQLVGRAAETARIGAALAAARAQRGAAVVITGEPGVGKSRLAAEVLAVAERAGMATAGGRAGTVGPAVPYRPLVEGLLCLTRAGALPAPGATNAYGPHLAALLEGTPHPASGPLSPLLVAESVLRALAVAGRRRGCLLVVDDLQDADAATLAAVEYLLDNLGRQPAVLLLVTGREPGAAADLVARARQRGAAAVVEVPPLGPDAVRRLLAAELALAPEEIGPGLLDRAMTGSAGIPFVLREIAHGLAGAGDGMPPVLPAALADSVARRTARLGPGGARLLGTAAVFGPRFPLAVVQRASGCGDDALAMALRTATAAGLVVPDTTSAGWWAFRHPLVGPAVLAGLGPGERAGAARRAAGALAALHPGLPGPWCARAAALHGQAGETGEAVRLYCEAAGRAAADGAVDRALELLARAHRLTGPATAPGTRATVLERLLDTAVSGGRPDAVPTGADGLTGDPGLPPARRAGLHARLAETAALAGRPAEAVRHIDVARLLLGDRPDDAHRAVVDVAAAHVELHRLTPDRLTTAAALARRGADAAERAGLPERAGRALLLLGRLAAEQDEAAATAHVLRACALAHANGLPALRAAADLRLAGLAAARDGRPGPVDEAREEARRTGVLPPALDASFFLALEQLRRGEFTAAAERLREAAADAERLGLGACLARLRLADAVRYAHQGRRAEMEAALEGLGPLVDAAPGVRAMSYGLARAFCSLLEDAHDAAEREFALALAYDTENPATCDIGRHGIVLLLGVVAGRMGRRHHAEVARAGAGGTRWNRQFVALADAVLLGREGRPVEASAAAGAALAAAEPYPMARNLCVRLVAAAAHRDGWGAPVDWLREAEEYFHTAGLRNVSGACRALLRRMGAPVRQRRSGDAEVPLDLRRCGITVREFEVARLVAERIGNKDIAGRLHISHRTVEKHVASLLQKTGHPNRAAFASAARADLVT, from the coding sequence ATGAAGACGACGACCAAGGCCCCCACCGCGACGCAGCCCCTCGACGGTGGCCCCCCGTTACGAGGGCAACTCGTGGGCCGCGCCGCCGAGACGGCACGGATCGGGGCCGCACTGGCGGCGGCGCGGGCCCAGCGGGGCGCGGCGGTCGTGATCACGGGGGAGCCCGGAGTGGGCAAGTCCCGGCTCGCCGCCGAGGTCCTCGCGGTGGCCGAGCGGGCGGGCATGGCCACCGCCGGCGGCCGGGCCGGCACGGTCGGCCCGGCGGTCCCGTACCGGCCGCTCGTCGAGGGGCTGCTCTGCCTGACCCGTGCCGGCGCCCTCCCCGCCCCCGGCGCCACGAACGCCTACGGACCCCACCTCGCCGCGCTGCTGGAGGGCACCCCCCACCCCGCGTCCGGGCCGCTGTCCCCGCTGCTGGTCGCCGAGTCGGTGCTGCGCGCGCTCGCCGTCGCCGGGCGGCGGCGCGGCTGCCTGCTCGTCGTCGACGACCTCCAGGACGCCGACGCGGCGACGCTCGCCGCCGTCGAGTACCTGCTCGACAACCTCGGCCGGCAGCCCGCGGTGCTGCTGCTCGTGACCGGCCGTGAACCGGGCGCCGCCGCCGACCTGGTCGCCCGGGCCCGCCAGCGCGGCGCGGCCGCCGTCGTCGAAGTGCCGCCGCTCGGCCCCGACGCCGTCCGCCGCCTGCTCGCCGCCGAACTGGCCCTCGCCCCCGAGGAGATCGGCCCCGGCTTGCTCGACCGGGCGATGACCGGCAGTGCCGGGATCCCGTTCGTGCTGAGGGAGATCGCGCACGGTCTGGCAGGCGCCGGCGACGGCATGCCGCCCGTCCTGCCCGCCGCGCTCGCGGACAGCGTCGCCCGCCGCACGGCCCGCCTCGGCCCGGGCGGCGCCCGGCTGCTCGGGACCGCCGCCGTGTTCGGGCCGCGCTTCCCCCTGGCGGTGGTGCAGCGCGCGTCGGGCTGCGGCGACGACGCCTTGGCCATGGCACTGCGCACGGCGACCGCCGCCGGGCTGGTCGTTCCCGACACCACGAGCGCGGGCTGGTGGGCCTTCCGTCACCCCTTGGTCGGCCCGGCGGTGCTCGCGGGCCTCGGCCCCGGCGAACGCGCGGGCGCCGCGCGGCGGGCCGCCGGCGCGCTGGCCGCGCTCCACCCGGGGCTGCCCGGCCCGTGGTGCGCCCGCGCCGCCGCACTGCACGGGCAGGCGGGGGAGACCGGGGAGGCCGTCCGGCTGTACTGCGAGGCGGCCGGCCGGGCGGCCGCCGACGGCGCGGTGGACCGCGCCCTGGAACTGCTCGCCCGCGCACACCGGCTGACCGGCCCCGCCACCGCGCCCGGGACGCGGGCCACCGTGCTGGAGCGGCTGCTGGACACGGCCGTGTCCGGGGGCCGCCCGGACGCGGTGCCGACCGGGGCCGACGGCCTCACCGGCGACCCCGGCCTGCCGCCCGCCCGCCGGGCCGGTCTGCACGCCCGCCTCGCCGAGACCGCGGCGCTCGCCGGCCGCCCCGCGGAGGCCGTCCGCCACATCGACGTCGCCCGGCTGCTGCTCGGCGACCGGCCGGACGACGCCCACCGCGCCGTCGTCGACGTCGCCGCCGCGCACGTCGAACTCCACCGCCTGACGCCCGACCGGCTCACCACCGCCGCCGCCCTCGCCCGCCGGGGCGCGGACGCCGCCGAGCGGGCCGGCCTGCCGGAACGGGCCGGCCGCGCGCTGCTCCTGCTCGGGCGGTTGGCGGCGGAACAGGACGAGGCGGCGGCGACCGCGCACGTCCTGCGGGCCTGCGCGCTCGCCCATGCCAACGGACTCCCCGCGCTCCGGGCCGCCGCCGATCTCCGGCTGGCCGGGCTCGCGGCCGCACGCGACGGCCGCCCCGGGCCGGTGGACGAGGCCCGCGAGGAGGCCCGGCGCACCGGTGTGCTGCCGCCCGCCCTGGACGCCTCCTTCTTCCTCGCCCTGGAGCAGCTCCGGCGCGGCGAGTTCACCGCCGCCGCGGAACGCCTCCGGGAGGCGGCCGCAGACGCCGAACGCCTCGGCCTCGGTGCCTGTCTGGCGCGGCTGCGGCTCGCCGACGCCGTGCGGTACGCGCACCAGGGACGGCGCGCCGAGATGGAGGCGGCGCTGGAGGGGCTCGGCCCGCTCGTCGACGCGGCGCCGGGCGTCCGGGCGATGTCGTACGGGCTGGCCCGGGCGTTCTGCTCGCTCCTCGAGGACGCGCACGACGCCGCCGAACGGGAGTTCGCCCTGGCGCTCGCGTACGACACCGAGAATCCGGCGACCTGCGACATCGGCCGGCACGGCATCGTGCTGCTCCTCGGCGTGGTGGCCGGCCGCATGGGCAGACGCCATCACGCGGAAGTGGCCCGGGCCGGGGCCGGCGGCACCCGCTGGAACCGGCAGTTCGTCGCCCTCGCCGACGCCGTGCTGCTCGGCCGGGAGGGCCGTCCCGTCGAGGCGTCCGCGGCGGCCGGCGCGGCACTCGCGGCGGCCGAGCCGTACCCGATGGCGCGCAACCTGTGTGTGCGGCTGGTCGCGGCGGCGGCCCACCGCGACGGCTGGGGCGCGCCGGTCGACTGGCTGCGCGAGGCCGAGGAGTACTTCCACACGGCGGGCCTGCGCAACGTCTCCGGGGCCTGCCGGGCGCTGCTGCGCCGGATGGGCGCCCCGGTGCGGCAGCGGCGCTCCGGCGACGCGGAGGTGCCCCTCGACCTGCGGCGGTGCGGCATCACCGTCCGGGAGTTCGAGGTCGCCCGGCTGGTGGCCGAGCGGATCGGCAACAAGGACATCGCGGGCCGGCTGCACATATCGCACCGCACGGTCGAGAAGCACGTGGCCAGCCTGCTCCAGAAGACCGGACACCCGAACCGCGCGGCCTTCGCCTCCGCCGCCCGCGCCGACCTGGTGACCTGA